The Streptomyces avermitilis MA-4680 = NBRC 14893 genome contains a region encoding:
- a CDS encoding beta-L-arabinofuranosidase domain-containing protein: MNPSLGRRHFLAATGTAAAAATVATGGAGAAHAATGAAPTTAGTGTDTDTGTGTGTGTRPFPLGAVTLLDGPFRDNQRRNSAYLRFVDIDRLLHTFRTNVGLPSDAEPCGGWEGPGVELRGHSTGHLLSGLALAHASTGEEALRDKGRRLVAALAECQSAAPAAGFGTGYLSAFPESFFDRLEAGSGVWAPYYTIHKIMAGLVEQYRLVGVGQALEVVLRQARWVDERTAKLSYEQMQRVLETEFGGMNDVLADLHALTGDPRWLDVAERFTHARVFDPLAGNQDKLAGLHANTQIPKMVGALRLWEEGRADRYRTVAENFWQIVTDHHTYVIGGNSNGEAFHEPDVIAGQLSDNTCENCNSYNMLKLTRLLHFHAPDRTDLLDYYERTLLNQMLGEQDPDSEHGFAIYYTGLAPGSFKRQPSFMGPDPDVYSTDYDNFSCDHGTGMETPAKFADTVYSHDGRSLRVNLFVPSEVVWRAKGISWRQTTRFPDRSSTTLTVSSGRAAHRLLIRVPSWAAGARATLNGRALPDRPQPGSWLALERVWRTGDRVEVSLPMRTAVEATPDDPDVQAVVHGPVVLAGAYGDRANPWLPRLDVTSVRQEAREPLRFTARADGEEVTLLPVARVHHQHYSVYWLTGEPPSPPPEFAAWHRFDETTGSTAADATGNGRTARLSGGTSWSASGHDGGAVSLDGADGHVALADDLLAGAAAHSLATWVRLDGNPGTWSRIFDIGTGVTANMFLTPLSGSGTLRYAITAGGAGGEQRIDAEPLPTGRWVHVAVTYGSGTAVLYVDGTEAGRNVNVTVEPRHFGNHLRAGYLGRSQYADPYLKGALDDFRVYGRTLTATEVASLAS; encoded by the coding sequence GTGAACCCATCCCTCGGCAGACGGCACTTCCTCGCCGCCACCGGTACGGCCGCGGCGGCAGCGACCGTGGCCACCGGTGGCGCCGGCGCAGCACACGCCGCCACCGGAGCCGCCCCGACCACCGCCGGCACCGGCACCGACACCGACACCGGCACCGGCACCGGCACCGGCACGCGCCCCTTCCCGCTCGGCGCGGTGACTCTCCTGGACGGCCCGTTCCGCGACAACCAGCGGCGCAACTCCGCCTATCTGCGCTTCGTCGACATCGACCGGCTGCTGCACACCTTCCGCACCAATGTCGGCCTGCCCAGTGACGCCGAGCCGTGCGGCGGCTGGGAGGGGCCGGGCGTGGAACTGCGCGGTCACTCCACCGGCCATCTGCTGTCCGGACTGGCCCTCGCCCATGCGAGCACGGGCGAGGAGGCACTGCGCGACAAGGGCCGCCGGCTCGTCGCCGCGCTCGCCGAGTGCCAGTCGGCGGCGCCCGCGGCCGGCTTCGGCACGGGCTATCTGTCCGCGTTCCCGGAGAGCTTCTTCGACCGGCTGGAGGCGGGCAGCGGCGTCTGGGCGCCGTACTACACCATCCACAAGATCATGGCCGGGCTCGTCGAGCAGTACCGGCTGGTCGGCGTCGGCCAGGCCCTGGAGGTCGTGCTCCGGCAGGCGCGGTGGGTCGACGAGCGGACCGCGAAACTGTCGTACGAGCAGATGCAGCGCGTGCTGGAGACGGAGTTCGGCGGCATGAACGACGTGCTCGCCGACCTGCACGCCCTCACCGGTGACCCCCGATGGCTCGATGTCGCCGAGCGCTTCACCCACGCCCGCGTCTTCGATCCGCTGGCCGGGAACCAGGACAAACTGGCGGGACTGCACGCCAACACCCAGATACCGAAGATGGTCGGCGCGCTGCGGCTGTGGGAGGAGGGCCGGGCGGACCGCTACCGCACCGTCGCGGAGAACTTCTGGCAGATCGTCACCGATCACCACACCTATGTCATCGGGGGCAACAGCAACGGCGAGGCGTTCCACGAACCGGACGTCATAGCGGGCCAGTTGTCCGACAACACCTGCGAGAACTGCAACAGCTACAACATGCTCAAACTGACCCGGCTGCTGCACTTCCACGCGCCGGACCGGACCGACCTGCTCGACTACTACGAACGCACTCTGCTCAACCAGATGCTGGGCGAGCAGGACCCCGACTCCGAGCACGGCTTCGCCATCTACTACACCGGCCTGGCTCCCGGATCGTTCAAACGGCAGCCGTCCTTCATGGGCCCCGACCCGGACGTCTACTCGACCGACTACGACAACTTCTCCTGCGACCACGGCACGGGCATGGAGACCCCGGCGAAGTTCGCCGACACGGTCTACTCGCACGACGGCCGGAGTCTGCGGGTCAACCTCTTCGTCCCGTCCGAGGTCGTCTGGCGGGCGAAGGGCATCAGCTGGCGGCAGACGACGCGCTTCCCCGACCGGTCCTCCACCACGCTGACCGTCAGTTCGGGCCGGGCCGCACACCGGCTCCTGATCCGCGTCCCCTCCTGGGCCGCCGGTGCCCGGGCGACGCTCAACGGCCGCGCCCTGCCCGACCGTCCGCAGCCCGGCTCATGGCTCGCCCTGGAGCGGGTCTGGCGCACCGGGGACCGCGTAGAGGTGTCCCTGCCCATGCGCACGGCCGTCGAGGCGACCCCCGACGACCCCGACGTGCAGGCGGTGGTGCACGGCCCGGTGGTGCTGGCCGGGGCGTACGGCGACCGGGCGAACCCGTGGCTGCCGCGGCTGGACGTGACCTCCGTGCGGCAGGAGGCGCGGGAACCGCTGCGCTTCACCGCCCGCGCCGACGGCGAGGAGGTCACGCTGCTGCCGGTCGCCCGCGTGCACCACCAGCACTACTCCGTGTACTGGCTCACCGGCGAACCGCCCTCCCCGCCCCCGGAGTTCGCGGCCTGGCACCGCTTCGACGAGACCACGGGCAGCACGGCCGCCGACGCCACCGGGAACGGCAGGACGGCCCGGCTGAGCGGCGGCACCTCCTGGTCGGCGTCCGGCCACGACGGCGGAGCGGTGTCGCTGGACGGCGCCGACGGCCATGTCGCCCTGGCCGACGACCTGTTGGCGGGTGCCGCCGCCCACTCGCTCGCCACCTGGGTCCGGCTGGACGGGAACCCCGGTACCTGGAGCCGGATCTTCGACATCGGCACCGGCGTCACCGCCAACATGTTCCTGACCCCGCTCAGCGGCAGCGGCACCCTGCGATACGCCATCACCGCCGGCGGCGCGGGCGGCGAACAGCGCATCGACGCGGAGCCGCTGCCCACCGGGCGCTGGGTGCACGTGGCCGTGACCTACGGCAGTGGCACGGCGGTCCTGTACGTGGACGGCACGGAGGCGGGCCGCAATGTGAACGTGACGGTGGAGCCGCGCCACTTCGGCAATCACCTCCGCGCCGGATACCTCGGCAGGTCCCAGTACGCCGACCCGTACCTCAAGGGCGCGCTCGACGACTTCCGCGTGTACGGCAGGACACTGACCGCCACCGAGGTCGCGTCACTGGCCTCGTAA
- a CDS encoding VOC family protein codes for MPAEGFTTCLWFDGQAEEAADYYVSVFKNSRLGRVGRYPEGGPGPAGSVMVVEFVANGQKFVALNGGPQFTFSEAVSFQIFCDDQDEVDHYWNRLTEGGGEGGPCGWLKDRYGLSWQVVPAKLIGMIGDADPEKAARTSKAMMEMGKLDIAALEKAYEGE; via the coding sequence ATGCCCGCCGAAGGATTCACCACCTGTCTGTGGTTCGACGGCCAGGCCGAGGAAGCGGCCGACTACTACGTGTCGGTCTTCAAGAACTCCCGGCTCGGCCGGGTCGGCCGCTACCCCGAAGGCGGACCGGGCCCCGCCGGATCCGTCATGGTCGTGGAGTTCGTGGCCAACGGACAGAAGTTCGTCGCCCTGAACGGCGGCCCGCAGTTCACCTTCAGCGAAGCCGTCTCCTTCCAGATCTTCTGCGACGACCAGGACGAGGTGGACCACTACTGGAACAGGCTCACCGAGGGTGGCGGCGAGGGCGGTCCGTGCGGGTGGCTGAAGGACAGGTACGGCCTGTCCTGGCAGGTCGTCCCGGCGAAGCTCATCGGCATGATCGGCGATGCGGACCCCGAGAAGGCGGCCCGCACGTCCAAGGCCATGATGGAGATGGGCAAGCTGGACATCGCCGCCCTGGAGAAGGCGTACGAGGGCGAGTAG
- a CDS encoding ATP-dependent Clp protease proteolytic subunit, with protein MTPLTTGWHPALSPRAEEGDTPPSRFDDHLAAQLLAQRIVLLGTQVDEVSANRVCAQLLLLSAEDSRTDISLYINSPGGSVTAGLAIYDTMRLIPNDVSTLAMGFAASMGQFLLSVGAAGKRFALPNARIMMHQPSAGIGGTTADIEIQAENLEFTKKAIERITAEHTGQSEETISRDGDRDRWFTAEQAKEYGMVDRVVESLDDVRPTASRRRMGL; from the coding sequence ATGACTCCACTCACCACGGGGTGGCATCCAGCCCTTTCACCGCGGGCCGAGGAGGGCGACACCCCGCCCTCGCGCTTCGACGACCATCTGGCGGCACAACTGCTCGCCCAGCGGATCGTGCTCCTGGGGACACAGGTGGACGAGGTGTCGGCGAACCGGGTCTGTGCGCAGTTGCTGCTGCTGTCCGCCGAGGACTCGCGCACCGACATCAGCCTGTACATCAACAGCCCGGGCGGGTCCGTCACCGCGGGCCTCGCCATCTACGACACCATGCGGCTCATCCCCAACGACGTGTCCACGCTCGCCATGGGCTTCGCCGCCAGCATGGGGCAGTTCCTGCTCAGCGTCGGCGCGGCCGGGAAGCGGTTCGCGCTGCCGAACGCGCGGATCATGATGCACCAGCCGTCGGCGGGCATCGGCGGGACCACCGCGGACATCGAGATCCAGGCGGAGAACCTGGAGTTCACGAAGAAGGCGATCGAGCGGATCACCGCGGAGCACACGGGGCAGAGCGAGGAGACCATCTCCCGCGACGGCGACCGGGACCGCTGGTTCACGGCCGAGCAGGCCAAGGAGTACGGGATGGTCGACCGGGTGGTGGAGTCACTCGACGACGTCCGCCCGACCGCCTCGCGCCGACGGATGGGGCTGTGA
- a CDS encoding ClpP family protease codes for MGSYTIPNVVERTPQGERSYDVFSRLLSERIIFLGTEIDDGVANVVIAQLLHLESANPEHEIAIYINSPGGSFTSLMAIYDTMTFVQAPISTFCVGQAASTAAVLLAGGDPGRRFVLEHARVLLGQPASGGRQGTVSDLSLQAKEMIRIRSQVEEVLSRHTRHDIATLRADMDRDKVFTAQEAVAYGLADEVLSRRLAVV; via the coding sequence ATGGGTTCGTACACGATTCCGAACGTCGTCGAGCGGACCCCGCAGGGCGAGCGGTCGTACGACGTCTTCAGCCGGCTGCTCTCCGAGCGGATCATCTTCCTCGGTACGGAGATCGACGACGGAGTGGCCAACGTCGTCATCGCGCAACTCCTCCATCTGGAGTCGGCGAACCCGGAGCACGAGATCGCGATCTACATCAACTCGCCCGGGGGATCCTTCACTTCACTGATGGCGATCTACGACACGATGACGTTCGTGCAGGCCCCGATCTCGACGTTCTGCGTCGGGCAGGCGGCCTCGACGGCGGCGGTGCTGCTCGCGGGCGGTGACCCGGGCCGGCGGTTCGTGCTGGAGCACGCCCGGGTCCTGCTCGGCCAGCCGGCCAGCGGCGGACGTCAGGGCACGGTCTCGGACCTCAGTCTCCAGGCCAAGGAGATGATCCGGATCCGCTCCCAGGTGGAGGAGGTGCTCTCCCGGCACACGCGGCACGACATCGCGACCCTGCGCGCCGACATGGACCGGGACAAGGTGTTCACCGCGCAGGAGGCCGTCGCGTACGGGCTCGCCGACGAGGTGCTCAGCCGGCGGCTCGCGGTCGTCTAG
- a CDS encoding helix-turn-helix domain-containing protein codes for MSNQAPNEARVIALRPASAPPRSPNAARVPVTAPGRAPQRPGQRPAAPAAKEPLWRDLVGDVLRRERLAQERTLKDVADAARISMPYLSELERGRKEASSEVLAAAAQALGLGLTDLLSLAHHELTRHTRTRPARGRTAPTARYDGMCLAA; via the coding sequence GTGAGCAATCAAGCGCCGAACGAAGCCCGCGTCATCGCCCTGCGCCCGGCGAGCGCCCCGCCCCGAAGTCCGAACGCCGCGCGCGTTCCCGTCACCGCCCCGGGCCGCGCCCCGCAGCGGCCGGGACAGCGGCCGGCCGCCCCCGCGGCCAAGGAGCCCTTGTGGCGCGACCTCGTCGGTGACGTGCTGCGGCGCGAGCGGCTCGCACAGGAGCGCACGCTCAAGGACGTGGCCGACGCGGCCCGGATCTCGATGCCGTACCTGTCGGAGCTGGAGCGCGGCCGCAAGGAGGCCTCCTCCGAGGTCCTCGCGGCCGCCGCCCAGGCCCTCGGACTCGGCCTGACGGATCTCCTTTCCCTCGCCCACCACGAGCTGACCCGCCATACCCGGACGAGGCCGGCCCGGGGACGCACCGCGCCGACCGCGCGGTACGACGGCATGTGCCTCGCCGCCTGA
- a CDS encoding FG-GAP-like repeat-containing protein, whose amino-acid sequence MRKNRSAALAAASFLLMTGAGIAAAPSAYAGTPGGTHANDRNSDFNGDGYEDVLVGAPGATVSGKKGAGLVTVQYGSSRGIGTTNAARFSQSTADVAGAAETGDAFGRAVATGDLDGDGYDDAIVGVPGEDLGTTKDAGGVAVLWGSKSGLSGAASDWLETQEPTADEQFGSALAAAHFTDETPGDLLAVLDRDDLELFGYDSAAQASLKQRSQQRLSARADQRDILPTSLTTGDYDDNGYADLVVSGVTVGDEPGHGWSSLLTGHADGLSYERDLRGGPVAASGDINNDGYDDLVTGEPHSPNDVYGETRTGGVVGVRLGGPDGPAADPDWWTQESAGVPGTAEVGDGWGTDLSVADTDGDGYADVAIGASGEDIGTVADAGAVWVLRGSAGGLTAAGAKSWDQNSADVPGVAEKGDKWGAQVRLTDPNRDGRFGLLASAPGENAGDGFVWVLSAGTGGITASGSWTYGADTLGAPSVAAAFGAAIDE is encoded by the coding sequence GTGCGCAAGAACCGTTCGGCCGCCCTCGCCGCGGCCTCATTTCTTCTGATGACCGGAGCGGGCATCGCCGCCGCCCCGTCCGCGTACGCCGGAACACCCGGCGGTACGCACGCGAACGACCGCAACAGCGACTTCAACGGCGACGGTTACGAGGACGTGCTGGTCGGCGCTCCGGGAGCGACGGTCAGCGGCAAGAAGGGCGCCGGTCTCGTCACCGTGCAGTACGGGTCGTCGAGAGGAATCGGCACCACCAACGCGGCCCGCTTCAGCCAGTCCACGGCCGACGTCGCGGGCGCCGCCGAGACCGGTGACGCGTTCGGCCGGGCGGTCGCCACCGGCGACCTCGACGGCGACGGGTACGACGACGCGATCGTCGGCGTGCCCGGTGAGGACCTCGGTACCACCAAGGACGCGGGCGGTGTCGCCGTTCTGTGGGGCTCCAAGTCCGGGCTGTCGGGCGCCGCCAGCGACTGGCTGGAGACCCAGGAGCCCACCGCCGACGAGCAGTTCGGCAGCGCGCTCGCCGCGGCCCACTTCACCGATGAGACGCCGGGCGACCTGCTCGCCGTACTCGACCGCGACGACCTGGAGCTGTTCGGGTACGACTCCGCGGCGCAGGCCTCGCTGAAGCAGCGGTCGCAGCAGCGGCTCTCGGCACGCGCCGACCAGCGCGACATCCTGCCCACGTCGCTGACCACCGGCGACTACGACGACAACGGGTACGCCGACCTCGTCGTGTCCGGCGTGACCGTGGGCGACGAGCCGGGGCACGGCTGGTCCTCGCTGCTGACGGGGCACGCTGACGGGCTGTCGTACGAACGCGATCTACGAGGCGGACCGGTCGCCGCGTCCGGGGACATCAACAACGACGGCTACGACGACCTGGTGACCGGTGAGCCGCACTCCCCCAACGACGTGTACGGCGAGACACGCACGGGCGGTGTGGTCGGCGTGCGTCTCGGCGGCCCGGACGGGCCCGCGGCCGATCCCGACTGGTGGACGCAGGAGTCGGCCGGCGTACCCGGCACCGCGGAGGTCGGCGACGGCTGGGGCACCGACCTGTCGGTCGCGGACACCGATGGCGACGGGTACGCGGACGTGGCGATCGGCGCCTCCGGCGAGGACATCGGCACGGTGGCCGACGCGGGCGCCGTGTGGGTGCTGCGCGGCTCGGCCGGCGGGCTCACCGCGGCCGGGGCCAAGTCGTGGGACCAGAACTCGGCGGACGTACCGGGCGTGGCGGAGAAGGGCGACAAATGGGGCGCCCAGGTCCGGTTGACCGACCCGAACCGCGACGGACGCTTCGGGCTGCTCGCCTCGGCGCCCGGCGAGAACGCCGGCGACGGCTTCGTCTGGGTCCTGTCGGCGGGCACCGGCGGGATCACGGCTTCGGGCTCCTGGACGTACGGCGCGGACACGCTCGGCGCGCCCTCCGTGGCCGCGGCGTTCGGCGCGGCGATCGACGAATAG
- a CDS encoding DUF5133 domain-containing protein: MLMAHPAVLRNLVEQYETLRALHAENGSTEVRQRMDDAAYTLCVSTGTKDVEAALVAARRRLPLARTKEDSLLTT, translated from the coding sequence GTGCTGATGGCCCACCCCGCCGTGCTGCGCAATCTCGTGGAGCAGTACGAGACCCTGCGCGCCCTGCACGCCGAGAACGGCAGTACGGAAGTGCGACAGCGCATGGACGACGCGGCCTACACGCTCTGCGTATCGACCGGTACGAAGGACGTGGAGGCCGCGCTCGTCGCCGCCCGCCGTCGACTGCCCCTGGCACGCACCAAGGAGGACTCGCTGCTCACCACGTGA
- a CDS encoding RNA polymerase sigma factor SigF, which yields MDTAMSRSMVKDEATRTATGEGSLPHIVDPRTVAPRDARELSRQFFRRLSELEEGTHDYQYARNTLIEMNMSLVRFAAGRFRNRGDDMEDIVQVGMIGLIKAIDRFEISREVEFTSFALPYIVGEIKRFFRDTTWAVHVPRRLQELRVELAKAREELSSRLDREPSVAELATLMNLSENEVVEAQIASNGYNSSSLDAALSGDDQEGEAVLADFIGEEDDGMQLVEDFHTLAPLVAELSDRDRQIIHMRFVEEATQADIGARLGCSQMHVSRLIKRIIEQLRTGMLSDLHRVESA from the coding sequence ATGGACACCGCCATGAGCAGGTCGATGGTCAAGGACGAGGCGACCCGGACCGCGACTGGTGAGGGGTCGCTGCCACATATCGTGGATCCGCGTACCGTGGCTCCTCGTGACGCGCGGGAGCTGTCCCGCCAGTTCTTCCGGCGCCTGAGCGAACTCGAAGAGGGCACACACGACTACCAGTACGCCCGCAACACCCTGATCGAGATGAACATGTCGCTGGTGCGGTTCGCGGCGGGACGCTTCCGCAACCGTGGGGACGACATGGAGGACATCGTCCAGGTCGGCATGATCGGCCTCATCAAGGCGATCGACCGGTTCGAGATCTCTCGCGAGGTCGAGTTCACCTCCTTCGCGCTGCCGTACATCGTCGGCGAGATCAAGCGTTTCTTCCGCGACACGACGTGGGCGGTCCATGTGCCGCGCCGCCTCCAGGAGTTGCGGGTCGAGCTGGCCAAGGCGCGCGAGGAACTGTCGAGCCGGCTGGACCGCGAGCCCAGCGTCGCCGAGCTCGCCACCCTGATGAACCTGTCCGAGAACGAGGTCGTCGAGGCCCAGATCGCCTCCAACGGGTACAACTCGTCGTCGCTGGACGCCGCGCTCTCCGGGGACGACCAGGAGGGCGAAGCCGTCCTGGCCGACTTCATCGGCGAGGAGGACGACGGCATGCAGCTGGTCGAGGACTTCCACACCCTCGCGCCCCTGGTCGCCGAGCTCAGTGACCGCGACCGGCAGATCATCCACATGAGGTTCGTGGAGGAGGCCACCCAGGCGGACATCGGCGCCCGGCTCGGCTGCTCCCAGATGCATGTCTCCCGTCTGATCAAGCGGATCATCGAGCAGCTGCGCACGGGCATGCTCTCCGATCTGCATCGGGTCGAGAGCGCCTGA
- a CDS encoding diacylglycerol/lipid kinase family protein — protein MASERTAWLRQGGGTGRRVATAFEAGRSGTSGWRRTVGGGLVWVGAAALLGVSGQRTARRAAMRGIGAVAMASAVTRTLARPTAHRAEAPHAAGPAASAAAFAAGVVLEAPRYGLLVAPAAAALTAARIRSGARHPGDVAVGTAIGIGAAALTARWWPVKPETAAAAAPPRRPAPALADGAGLHVVVNPSSGVSRSTDADDAVGRLRSLLPKAEFLVPQEGQELPELLERAARQAKEAGGALGACGGDGTINAATEVAARLGVPLAVFPGGTFNHFAVDLGNQTMEDVARAVCDGDAIVADVGCARVPDGPEQLFLNTFSLGVYSDLVHAREQLEKRIGKWPALVVGLARVLAAGSPVSVSVNGRPKRLWLLFAGNGIYHPAGFAPTYRTQLDDGLLDVRAVDAGTPLARTRLLLAVLTGTLHNSRVLTTAQVRGLRLEVLKGDPRFSYDGEVTRAAAPRLVLDKRTRAVTLYRPAEKDQWLR, from the coding sequence GTGGCTTCCGAACGCACGGCTTGGCTGCGACAAGGGGGCGGCACCGGCCGCCGCGTCGCCACCGCATTCGAGGCGGGGCGGAGCGGGACGTCCGGGTGGCGTCGGACCGTCGGAGGCGGGCTCGTATGGGTCGGCGCCGCCGCACTGCTCGGCGTGTCCGGGCAGCGCACGGCGCGCCGGGCGGCGATGCGGGGCATCGGAGCCGTGGCCATGGCGTCGGCCGTCACCCGCACGCTCGCGCGTCCGACCGCCCACCGGGCAGAGGCCCCGCACGCGGCGGGACCCGCCGCGTCAGCCGCCGCGTTCGCCGCGGGCGTCGTGTTGGAAGCGCCCCGGTACGGTCTCCTCGTCGCCCCGGCCGCCGCGGCCCTGACGGCGGCCCGCATCCGTTCCGGGGCCCGCCACCCCGGCGATGTGGCGGTCGGGACCGCCATCGGCATCGGCGCCGCCGCGCTCACCGCACGCTGGTGGCCGGTCAAGCCCGAGACGGCGGCCGCCGCGGCGCCGCCCCGCAGGCCCGCGCCGGCACTGGCCGACGGAGCCGGACTCCATGTGGTCGTCAACCCCTCGTCCGGCGTCTCGCGGAGCACCGACGCGGACGACGCCGTGGGCCGCCTGCGCTCGCTCCTGCCCAAGGCCGAGTTCCTGGTGCCGCAGGAGGGCCAGGAACTGCCGGAACTCCTCGAACGGGCCGCCCGGCAGGCGAAGGAAGCGGGCGGCGCGCTCGGCGCCTGCGGCGGCGACGGCACGATCAACGCGGCGACGGAGGTGGCCGCTCGGCTCGGTGTACCGCTCGCGGTGTTCCCCGGCGGCACCTTCAACCACTTCGCCGTGGACCTGGGAAACCAGACGATGGAGGACGTCGCACGCGCCGTGTGCGACGGGGACGCGATCGTCGCCGACGTCGGCTGCGCCCGCGTTCCCGACGGCCCCGAGCAGTTGTTCCTCAACACCTTCAGTCTCGGTGTCTACTCCGACCTCGTGCACGCCCGTGAGCAGCTGGAGAAGCGGATCGGCAAATGGCCCGCCCTCGTCGTCGGACTGGCGCGCGTGCTCGCGGCGGGCAGCCCCGTCAGCGTCTCGGTGAACGGCCGCCCCAAGCGCCTGTGGCTGCTGTTCGCGGGCAACGGCATCTACCACCCGGCCGGCTTCGCGCCCACGTACCGCACCCAGCTCGACGACGGCCTCCTCGACGTCCGTGCCGTGGACGCCGGCACGCCACTGGCCAGGACACGGCTGCTGCTCGCGGTGCTCACCGGGACTCTGCACAACTCGCGGGTGCTGACCACCGCGCAGGTGCGCGGCCTCCGGCTCGAAGTCCTGAAGGGCGACCCGCGGTTCTCGTACGACGGAGAGGTGACCCGGGCGGCCGCACCCCGGCTCGTCCTGGACAAGCGGACCAGGGCGGTGACCCTCTACCGGCCCGCGGAGAAGGACCAGTGGCTGCGCTGA
- a CDS encoding ATP-binding protein, with the protein MIESLDGAVIPTDFDMPVEPLRRAAHYTGELGSIAEARAFAALFLEQLRSEWCAPIDARADGDLLLVVSELVTNADRHSHGPYILELEGTDASVTVTVYDSSAALPRRYPPDPGRVGMHGLEIVHVLAAAVTVERVPVGKCVRAVMELPKQS; encoded by the coding sequence ATGATCGAGAGCTTGGACGGAGCAGTGATACCTACTGACTTCGACATGCCCGTGGAGCCGCTGCGGCGGGCGGCCCACTACACGGGGGAACTGGGGTCCATCGCCGAGGCCCGGGCCTTCGCCGCGCTGTTCCTCGAACAGCTGCGGTCCGAGTGGTGCGCGCCCATCGACGCCCGTGCCGACGGCGACCTGCTTCTCGTGGTGAGCGAACTGGTCACCAACGCCGACCGGCACAGCCACGGCCCGTACATCCTCGAGCTGGAGGGCACCGACGCCTCCGTGACCGTCACGGTGTACGACAGCAGCGCCGCGCTGCCCAGGCGCTACCCCCCGGACCCCGGACGCGTGGGTATGCACGGACTGGAGATCGTCCATGTGCTGGCGGCCGCGGTGACCGTGGAGCGAGTGCCGGTCGGGAAGTGCGTCAGGGCCGTCATGGAGCTGCCGAAACAGTCGTGA
- a CDS encoding DUF6777 domain-containing protein, translating into MSVEPPAGRPTGPPSGPLSGPTQQRPVQPSGRPVRSSSGGDAGSGGSAGSGGGGGPSGPLGPGDAGKEPERWWKSAPRVALMATAVVVAVVAALVLTRSHGTSTAGKGGEVFLQAAGKSGPYPFTESTANESSTAPLTPAPASTSASAQAARGIDGSEPGLYGGTRKVSSCDVEKQIKALRAAPEKNRAFASVEGIAPSEVPAYLRSLTPVQLRVDTWVTNHGFRNGVATPYQAVLQAGTAVLVNSRGVPRVRCACGNPLLYPVPQTTRPRQTGDTWASYRPQNVVFVTPAPTAINVFVMFDPDHDEWFHRRRGDKGRHDEKTDPPRHRPSPSLSASMLPPDSSSPKPHSPSSKSPEPSSSSPSVPSSPNSSRESSPESYSEPPTTEPKTTEPPTTEPKTTEPPTTEPESTERKTTEPPTTEPPTTEPTTTEPPSPGVVSPETTSESDTTYSAPEPAATPPSY; encoded by the coding sequence GTGAGCGTCGAACCGCCGGCCGGCCGCCCCACAGGACCCCCCTCGGGCCCGTTGTCGGGTCCCACGCAGCAGCGGCCCGTCCAGCCGAGCGGCCGCCCCGTCCGGAGCTCGTCGGGCGGCGACGCGGGCAGCGGGGGGTCCGCGGGATCCGGCGGTGGCGGCGGCCCGTCCGGTCCCCTCGGGCCGGGCGACGCGGGCAAGGAGCCCGAACGCTGGTGGAAGTCCGCACCCCGGGTGGCTCTGATGGCCACCGCCGTCGTGGTCGCCGTAGTGGCCGCCCTCGTCCTCACCCGCTCCCACGGCACGTCCACCGCCGGCAAGGGCGGCGAGGTCTTCCTCCAGGCCGCCGGCAAGTCGGGCCCCTACCCCTTCACGGAGTCCACGGCGAACGAGAGTTCCACGGCCCCCCTGACCCCGGCCCCGGCGAGCACGTCGGCGTCCGCCCAGGCGGCGCGCGGTATCGACGGCTCCGAGCCCGGTCTCTACGGCGGCACCCGCAAGGTCTCCAGCTGCGACGTGGAGAAGCAGATCAAGGCGCTCCGGGCGGCCCCCGAGAAGAACCGTGCCTTCGCCTCGGTGGAGGGCATCGCGCCGTCCGAGGTCCCTGCCTATCTGCGGTCGCTCACCCCCGTGCAACTGCGCGTGGACACCTGGGTCACCAACCACGGCTTCCGCAACGGCGTGGCGACCCCGTACCAGGCGGTGCTACAGGCCGGCACCGCGGTCCTCGTCAACAGCCGCGGCGTGCCCCGGGTGCGCTGCGCCTGCGGCAACCCGCTCCTGTACCCGGTCCCGCAGACGACCAGGCCCAGGCAGACGGGCGACACGTGGGCCTCGTACCGGCCGCAGAACGTCGTGTTCGTCACGCCCGCGCCGACGGCCATCAACGTGTTCGTGATGTTCGACCCGGACCACGACGAATGGTTCCACCGCCGGCGCGGCGACAAGGGCCGACATGACGAGAAGACCGATCCGCCGCGGCATCGGCCGTCCCCGTCGTTGAGCGCCTCGATGCTCCCGCCGGACTCCTCCTCGCCGAAGCCGCACTCCCCGTCCTCGAAGTCGCCGGAGCCGTCGTCGTCGTCCCCATCGGTTCCGTCGTCCCCGAACTCGTCGCGCGAGTCGTCACCCGAGTCGTACTCCGAGCCTCCCACGACCGAGCCCAAGACCACCGAGCCCCCGACCACCGAGCCCAAGACCACCGAGCCTCCGACCACCGAGCCCGAGAGCACCGAGCGCAAGACCACCGAGCCCCCGACGACCGAGCCCCCGACGACCGAGCCCACCACCACCGAGCCGCCGTCGCCGGGTGTCGTGTCGCCCGAGACCACCAGCGAGTCCGACACCACCTACAGTGCCCCGGAGCCGGCCGCGACCCCGCCGTCGTACTGA